A segment of the Manis javanica isolate MJ-LG chromosome 10, MJ_LKY, whole genome shotgun sequence genome:
GAGCAAATATCACTTCCTGACTGGCATGCCCCTGGGCCTTCCCATGTGCATTCCCACCCCCTATACACTCTTCCTGTACTGAATTCACTGGCAAACACCTGCCTGGGGGACGTCCTCCTCCAGGACCAGATCTCAGCCTTCCTGCAGTGTGATGTACAGATTCCTCCCCCAGACTCATGGCTGCCTGGCACCTCGATGTCACCTTACTTAGCaacagggtgggccctaaatccaatgactggtgtccttatgagaagagggcTCCAGCCACAGGGAAGGCCACGGGAAGACGAAGTCAGAGCCTGGTGTGGCTGCGACCCAGGAATGCCGCGGAGGGCCAGCAGCCGCAGAAACTAGAGAGGCATGGGACACATCTCCTTCAGAGCCTCTAGACGGAATGTacactgccaacaccttgattttggccctTTTGTTTCCTGAACCctgagaatacatttctgtcattttaagccTTTGCTCTGTGGCACTCTGATGGCAGCCCTGGGACACCAGTACGCTGCCTCTCCTGTTGGGCAgtcactccctccctcctctgccttctgTGGACAGCCTGTGGTCCCCTCAATCACCACTCCTTAGGCCTGGGGCTCCCTATCCCCACTGACCCCCACTTAAGTATGTCCTTGCAAAGCATCTTTCAGAAGCCTGCCCTGACCACACGTCCAGTCACTCCTGCAGCCCTACAGCTGTACGTGCTGCCTAGTGGAAGCCTGGCCGTTGCTGTGGGCTGTTCTCTGTCAATGACACACTCACAGTCCTTTAGAGTTTACACATCACTTTCTCCTTCACTGGTTGACCAGACCCTCCTAATAGCCTGGACGTTGGTGGCTCGGAAGGCTGGGTGCAAGTGAACGGCAGGGCCAGGTCTGACTGCCTTCTGGCCCAGAGCTGCTTCCCTACGGGCCAAACTGCGGTGGGAAGGCAGCCCAGGACCCCAGTGCAGGGAAGGTCCTGAGCCCAGGCCAGGAGTGTGGCAGGTGGGGCTCCTGTGGTCTCTCCCCGGGGCCCAGGCTGCTCACCTCACGGACCAGGCAGTTGTGGGAGTTGAGATCacggtggatgatgttcatggagtGGAGGTAAGCCTGGGGGCGGGGGCACGGAGGTCAGGAGGCAGCTGCCAagggcccccagccctgcccctgcaggCTTccgcctccctcctgccccaagcAGTCCCGCCACTTGatcccctctgccctctctcaAAGCTTCCTTGTGGCTTCATCTCTAAATTCCTTGTGCAAATTCAGGTAGCGGTAGAGAATGTTTTCATAAGCGGGGGCAGATCAGCCAGCCACACCCCCCATGAAGTCAGAACCAGAGGCTACTCACCATCCCTGAAGCGATATCCTTAGCAAAGCTCACCCTCTGGTTCCATGGGTACTGGCTgtcctgggaggggagagagaagggccaTGATGGGCCAACGGGGGCCATGGCAGTGGCACAGCTGGGTGAGAGAAGCAGGCGTCCACTGACACCCACTCTCTTCTGCAGCCACACCGACTGCTTCTGAGGGGTCGGGTGGATCActcaaaacattattttctaaCGACCAATTTCAGACACTAAGCGGGGGACACACCTCATGATTCCTGATTCATCTCCTCTGAGAAAAAAAGCTGTATCGATCTCTGACAAAATCTTATTCTTTTGAGTTTTAAAGAAGTCTGAACCTACTTTCACAATGCACAGAGATAGATGAGCCTGGCTGGGTCAGCTGCAGGTCACCAGCCCTAAGTCACTCCGGAGAGCGGGGCTTAGGGTTCAGATCATTTGGGGAAGCGCCTCGTTTTCTGACCCCAACCGCTTGGAGGCCTCGAGCAGGAGAGTGAGGACATCAGTGGGTAGTAAAGGAGCAGGGTGCAGCTAGGAAGCCCCAGTGGGTGCGGCCCGGCATTCCTACATGTACTTGACTGCAGAATCCCTCCTGAGAAGCTGCCCGTTAGCAGCCCGTGAGGACCACGCTGCGGCCACCCCAGGTCATCCAGCCTGTGGGACTGAGGACtcagcagtgtgggaggggagCGGGCTCTTGTGGTCTCAGGGTGACACTGAGGTGGGCGAGCACTGGACTCCAACTCCAAAGGCACAAGGGCACCAAACATAATATTACTTCCCCTCCAAATGCATTAAATTTCTCAAGATGGATTTGCAATGCTATCCAAGCCCTTAAAGAAAGTTCTTAGTTTTATGGAATGTGATAAATAGTAAATACAACTTGGTTTTGCCAGAAGCTAAACAAAGGCCCGGGGTGGAGAGGTAAGGAAGGTGCTGCTCCTCAGGTGCTCCTACCTGTGGTGGGTGAGACTggatctggctgctctggggcagggctgggccggGGGCCCACAAAACGGCTAACCCCAAACAGCTGAGCATCCCCTTGGCGAAACCGCCACCTTCTCCGGACCCCAGCTTTAGCTGGACTCGGTTGCTCCTTGTTCAATTCAGAATCAGGCTTTGGAGAGCCTTTGAGCCCAGAGGCTCACTTAAGAGCTGGGGACATGGCCCCAGTGGGCATCTGCCTTCTGGGGGCCCCACAGTGGGCAAGGCAGGGCCAGGGCAGCAGGTGGGGGCTCTGCCCAGGCACTCACCATGTTCTTGATGATGCCCCTGAGAGTGCCCCCCTTGATGTACTCAGTGATGAAGTTGAGTCTCTTGTCCTTGTAGAGCACCCCAATGAACTTGAGCACGTTGGGATGCTCCAGGCATCGCATGACCTTCACCTGGCGAGGCACAGACAGGCTGGGCCAGGGGCTGTATCCATGTCTCCCTCTACCTCTGCTGCCCCACCAGAGGCCACACTGATCCCATAGATGGAGAAGCCTCTGTACCCTCTCTGGCCGGCCATTCCTGCTGACCCCTGTGTTCTTTCTTGGGCTGCCTCCATCCCCGGGGTAGCCCTTGCCCTTCTCACCCCTCCTGGCagattctttctcttcttcccatgtGTCATTGAATGTCACATCCTCCCAGAACGCAGAGCTATCCCTCTTGagaagggagagggtgggggccACTGGAGTGTCCCAAAAGTTTAGTGAAGGGGCATGGTGGTGACCCTCACTGACCTCCTTGAGAAATGTCCTCTGGGTCTCCTCATCAAAGCGGATCAGCTCCTTCATCACCATCACCTCACCTGTCTCCCGGTGTGTCACCTGCATAGGGACACCAAGGCACAGAGACTCAGTGTGGACCGCGGTTCTGCTCTGAGCCTGCCCCCCACCAGGGCTGCCAGGGCGATGAATGGACAGCTTCACGTCTTCATGGACATTTCATGTGATGCTCTTGGCTCCCAGAGTGGGTGGAACTTATTAGCTCCTCcagagatgtggaaactgaggcttaggaaaGCTTCCTAACAGGGCCAGGGTCACCCCAGCAGGGAGTTGGGTGGCTGGGGCTTGGATCCAGGACCACCTGACCCAGAGGCCAGCTCTCTTCCTCGGCTATGCTGGGCTGTCTCCTGGAGGTCGGATGGCAGCTCTGCCAGGGACTCCTTCCCTGGGAAGGGGAGCAGGGACAGGGGCTGGTGGGGCCTGGGCCTGTATGGACATGTGGGCACACTGGTCAGCACTTTCCAGCCTGCTCCTGGCCAGGTAACACTGGAGCCAGGGAAGGACTGGTGTCTCTGCAGGGGTGTGTGTGAAGGGGGTAAGCAGCAGAGGCCATGAGGGGTTGGCATCAAGCTTGGTAAGAGGACCTGTGGAGGGAGCCTTCTGGGTCAGCTGGGCGGCCCTATCATTCCCCACCCCAAGAAGCCACCTTCCAGTGACATTCCATAAAGTTCTAGGTCTATCTGTAGCAGGTCCCCTCCCGCTAACCAGCTCAGGGAGGCACGGGTGGaggagagcactgggcagagtctGGAAGCCAGATACCCCTTCCACTATGGGTTCCTGGAGGCActggtgggaggggaaggaggactAGTGGGGCCCAcccagactgcccacccagacaTGCCCATACCTTGATGGCCTGGCCGAAGCAGCCCTTGCCCAACACCTCCCCATGGATGAGGTCTGACGGCCGGAAGATGCGGTGTGGCCGGCAGACCACGCGGAGGGATTCAGAGCGACTCAGGTCCTTgtgctgggaggctggggagccCGGGGAGGCAGCACCCGGAGACCTGTCGATGCTGTAGCTCCTCCTGGGGAGGCACACACAATGCCCAGTGCCACCAGGGCAGACGGGCACCTGGCCAAggctccctcccccttcctcctgccttctATGTCCCATACAGTCGCcgccccccattctgagagatGGTACAGGGCAGCTCTCCTGGGGCAGTCATAAGGCTCTTGCCCCATCCTAGTAACAGCACCTGGAGGCCCATCCTGCTTGGCCTTTCAGTCTGAGGCCCACTACTGTACAGGTGCCCTTGGTAAGAATGTTTGTCCTTGGACTTCTCTGCCTGGTGACCCTGGGTCAGATGCTCTGTCCTCCAGCATTTGGGTTTCAGGCCTTGTGGTGCAGAGACAGACAACCAGCCCAGGATGCCCATAAGCCTGCATGTAGGGGGCCTTGCAGGGGAGCCTGAGCTCCAGACAAACACAGATGAGGAGGACCCCATGCCTTCAGCACTGCTATTTCTTAGAACAAAGGCTGTCACCCAGGAAGGTACTGCCTGAAAGTATTTACCAGGAGTCCCAAACAGGCTCCACAGTAAGGGGAATAAGGACCAGGCTGTTTCTGGGTGTCTTCTGCATGGCCCCCTCTTCCTTCAAGAAAATGAGGGCCCTTGGCCACCACATGACCTGGACTGCTGGACAGCTCTCTAGCCATCTCTGTGAAACACACGCCTGTGCTGCAACACCCTTCAGTGGGGCCCCATGCTGGGTGGACAAAGTCCAAAGACCCCTGCCACATCCAAAGCCCTGCCATTAGCTTCCACCTTggagccccccaccccaaccacacCTGATGCTCCATCACCCTGGGCTGTTCACCAGCTGCTCCTTGAGACCAGAGTGCTGCATCCATGTCCTACTTCTCTTTACCCTTCCTCTTCCATAGCCCCCAGCACCCCTTGCTGGCCTGCTATTCTGCTATCAGATTCTGTGCTATGGAAGGGTGGGGACCAGGTCCCATCCCCCAAGGCCCAGTGTTAGTGAAAACACCTAGATAAACAAGGCGCAGGGCAACTTACAGGACAGCCTTCTGCCGGGCAGAGCTGCCTGCCTCACTGGGACTGTGTGCTGGGGAGCCCAGGGGGCTGGGTTCAGGCCCCAGCCCGTGGCCCAGTGTGTCGTGGGGGTCATGTTCCAGAGTCAGCTGGAGCAGGCGGCTGGTTTCCTGGATCAGCAGATCAATCTGGGGAGAGCAGGTGTGTAGACAGGTGAGTCCCACGTggtgagatggggtggggaggggagtagGCATGGAGCGAGCAACCCTGCTTTCCAGACTCGGGACTCATACCTCATCCAGGGGCACATTCCGGATGGGCGTGCCATTGATTTCCAGGATCCGGTCTCCAACATGGATGGAATTCTTCACATCTGGGCTCATGCAGCCTGGGTCCACTCTGTGGGTATAGAGCTGTGGTCAGACCCCTGCCTGACTGTCCCCTAGAGCCCTGACAGGAAACTAAGGCCAAGGGGATCAGATCAGGTGTGAAGGGGCAAATGAATTCATCTTGCATGATGGTAACTGTACAGAAACCTTCATCCTGGTTTGGTCGGGGTATGTGTGGGGTTAAGTCTGCAATTGATTACTAATGTCTGCCATGGGTATGAAATGGAGAAAAGTagcatgctccttggtatttgccACCCCATAGTTGATGTTCAGGGGCTCCCATTCAACAGAGTGTTGTCTCTGCCATAGAGGACAACTGATCCTTCCACCTGTAGATGTGCTTGAGGCAGAAAGTGTCATAAAATGAGTCCTGACTCCCATACTTGCCCTGCAAGATAAGGCTAAGGCTCCCACTGCTCTGGAATCAGCGGAAAGAGGCTAGCAGCCCATCCTGAGCCACAGATGCTGGGTGGAGATGGCATGATGGTTAGGCATCCAGAAGCTAACTCATGGGACAGCCAATGTGCCAAATTTACTTGCCGCTTTTAGTTTTTGGTGATGTTACCTTGTTCTCATTCTGTCTTCATAAAAGCATTTTAAGGAATgctcactttttcttttccttgagatggGGCAGGGTGATACGGTGGAACAGAGAGGGGACAGAGGACTTTAAGCAAAACAGATTCCTAAAAATTCCTCATTATCAAAAGCAGATTCCCTTCCAATCTTAGGCCTTTTCATACACTGGAAAGCCAAGTAATAAATGCAGAAGAACAGTTAGAAAAGCACCATTTTGTAGCCATCAAGTATTAATCAGTACAGATAACAATCATCCATGGACGCTGAAACGATTCAGGGAAAGGCTGTAGGTGAACAGGATATATTTACAGGCTCAACTCACAAAAGACTCACTGACTACATTACAAAGAGAAGACAATCCTGAACAGCAGACAGTGGACTTCACTTTAACCAAGTAATCAAAGTTGACATCCCCATAAAGGGCACACGTTATTGACATCATGGGTCTACCAGGAAGATGCACAGAGGAGGACACAGCATCAGGTCAAAATGCATAATCTCAATGTAATGAAGAGGAAACATCAGTCAAACTCAAACGGAAGGGCACTCTCCTTTATAATCAGCCTGTTCCCTTCAtaaatgtcaaggtcatgaagGACCAGGAGAAGCTCTGGAACTGTCACAGATTAAAAGGGACTAAAAGACATGACAGTTCAATGTAATGTATGATCGTGGGTTGGAGTCCAGATCAGGGGCACATCGCTGTTCAGGCCAGTATTGAGACAATGGGCAAAATTTGAACATGGACTGTACATTGGATAAAAGTTTTGTGTCATTGTTAAATTTTCCAAATGTCAGAATTGCATTACAAGACACAATTGGTAATTATATAAAAGGATGCTCTTGTTTTTAGGAGAATGTCTAAAGTATTTGTGGGGAGGAAGAGTCAATGTACCTGTAACCTATGCTCAAATGACTTCACAAATAATAACATGtccatatatgcatatgtataaataTCAATTATCACCATACATATtagtgtacatacacacacaacagaGGGAGATACACACACCTCCCACAGGAGGAAGAAAGTTATAACTGGTGAACACAGTTAAAGGGTGTGTAGGTAGTCAATGTACTTATTATCTGAGCAAGTTTTCATAAATTTGAAAACTTCAAGATACAAAGttgaagaaacaacaaatgttttcACTGATATAGGTTTCATGTGCATACAGCCTTAAAAGTACATTCCTTGGAGTCCCCGAGGTCTCCCCTTTCTGTCTCCCATCTAAGGCAGCGGGGCACAGATAAACTTTCCTTAAAATGCTactataaacaaaagaaaatggtcAACTAAGACTCGTTTGAAACAAGTAGATCTGGTCAGCAGCCTCTGGGCAAGTCCGGCAGGTTCTGAGAAGGGTGTGGCTCTTTGCAGAAACAGGAAAGCAGATATTGGCAGGCAAGAATGCTCATCCAGCGCAAGAGAGGTGCCCTTGGTCTCTAATCCTAACATTCTGCCTGGTATTCAGGGACCACCCAGGCATATGAATTTGATTTGCAAACCCAAGTTTATGAATTCTCAGGGGAGATTTCCCCCTCCCATGCTATGCAGGTTCAAATCAGTTTATCTAACAGTTCTGGGCGTGGGGAGCTGACGGAAGGTGTGGTTTGCTTCTCGTTCATGCTCACCCTGTGAGGCCTTTGGGGTCCCTACTTAATGGGAGAAGGGAGTAGTTCTTTTATTAGACTAGCTTCCTTGAGCAGCTCAGGGCTTTCAGAGGCCCAGCCACGGAAGGACTTAAACTGAAGCTATGTTTACTCCCTTTAGATTTGCCCTTAAGACATAGCTGCTGTTCTGGGTCAGTACTCTGCTGACACTCCTGAGCTCCTTGCTTCACTTATTCCTGACCTGAAAGAGGTTATTCCTCTTTCTTGTTGGCTCatacattaagaaaaacaattttacacattttatctAGCATTTGCAATGGTTTTTAGAGGAGTGATCAGACCAGGCATTTGGTATACCAGGTTGTCAGAACTGGGTTCTATTTGTGCCCAAATGCTCACGTGTCCTCGAGACCTCCAGCCCCATAGTGCACCACCCACCAAGAGCATCCATGGCCACAGCCATTCCAGCTGCAGTCTTGGCAGGCCGGCCACTTACCCCTGGACACGGACGGTGTGGGAGTGCTCTGTGCCACAGCCTGGTGGGCCATGAGGTGGGTCGATGGAGACTGAGAGGCCACGTTTGCCATGAGCTGAGGCTGGGATGGATACTAGGGTAACTGTGTGGGGCAGGTGGGAGCTGGGCGAGTCAGGCAGGATCTGCTCAATGACGGGGGTCACCACAGTCTGGTAATAGCAGTGTCCACTGTAGGAGCCACAGGGGGTGGGGCCCCaaagggtgggaagaagagagTGTCAGGAGAGTCACCAGCATCActaccacccccatcccccagccctaggctctcttctccccacctcccctgctgCTCCCCATGGCAGGGGGAGGAGACTGGGAGCCGGAGGCCAgcgtgcccagcccagcccttgtccctctctgggactcagtcATTCTGGATTTGTCTATTCTCTGTCATGCTATAAGCTGTCCAGGAAAAGGCCTGCTGATAAATCCAGTTCAGGAGGAAATCATTAAAAATCCATTTGGGATCAAGCCATGCCACCCTGGAATCCAGCTTTATCAGCAATCATATAATAAAAGAATTTGTCTGGTTTTTGTCCCTGGTTCTTGGGAAGAAGCTCTAAATACTTGGCATAGGAGTGTCTCTGTTTCTCACGAACCCTTCAGACCatacctgagtttatgttaataagATGACACAGGATGGGGGCTCCTTATCAGAAAGACCGTCCATGGAATTAGAGGGTAGGGCTTTGACCCAGCCTGACCTCCAAGGAGGGGAGGAGTCCGGAGATTGAATCCAATCATGTACCCAATTATTCAATCAATTATGCCTATATAATGAAACCCTAATAAAAACTCCAGTGATGCCAGAGGAGGGGGTGTCACACGCCCTGATTCCAGTAGGGACAATGCATGGAAGCTCTGTATTTGGGACCCTCCCAGACCTTGCTCTCTGGGTCTCTAACTGTCTGGTCCTAATTTgaatgctttatttaaaaaaaaaaaaccctgtaatcCTAAATATAGCACTTTCTTGAGTTCTCTGAGTTGTTTAGCAAATGATCAAATCTCAGGAGGTTGTGAGAATCCCGACTCTGTAGCCAGTCAGAAGTGGGAGTAACCTGGGGACCCCTGAACTTGGGGCTGGTGTCTGAAGTGAGGCCGGTCTTGTTGGGAGTGGGCCCTGAGCTTGCAGGATCAGATCTAACTCTGGTGGTGAGCACCAGACTGCACTGTAGAGAGATGTCCGTAAGACAGCTGATGTCTGAGGGGGCTGTCTCAGTGTAACTCCTGTGTGTTATTTCCCAGTCACTTGTACACGATCACTTCTATTAATGACTGCCCTGCTAGGGGAAGGGAAAGGGCCCTAGTGTGGGCCTGTGATACACGTGGGCATGGCAGGCttggggaggggccagggcacTCACCAGTACAGCTTGGAGTGCTCCACCAGTGTGTAGGTGTCCCCGTCACCGATGAAGGTCCCACATGTGAGGCAGATGAAGCACTCGGGGTGGTATTTCAGCTCCCCGGCCacctgggtggggaggcaggaggggcaaCCCAGCTCAGCAGCTGCCCAGCTCCCATAactcctccccacagccccctcTCAGGAGGGAAGCCATGAAACAACCTCAGGAGCCTGGCTGGACAGCTGCTGAGCTCGCTCATTAAATGGGGGGTTGATGAGAGAGACAGATGTGCCTTCAGAAGGCATGGGGGAATCAGAACCAGTGAAAGAACCAGAGAGGGGAAGCAGGGAGCCTGTGAGTAGGatggcacacacatgcacacacacaagcattCCCAGGGAACTGTGTgagtgggggaggggcgcttACCATGACCAGCCCCTTGGTGATGTGCTCTGAGCACCCATGGCAAGACTCGCCATAGCGGGCCCAGTAGTCCTTCTTGCAGAAGAGCTGCCCATCCTTCTCATAGTACTGGTGTGAAAGGGAGGCACTGCACTCACAACACCTGGCGGGAAGAAGGCCTGACTGAGTGTGGCCCACTCCCGCCCCTTCCCCCACTGCTGGGCCTTGCCACAGTCTCTAGGTGCCTTTTTAAGGATAAAAGAGAGGTTTGCCCCCTGGGCGCCAGCAGCCTGGGCTGGGGCACAGGGCGTAGCAAGTGGAGTAAGGGGTGGCCCCCAGGCTGCAAGCCTATATGCAGTGCACAGCCTGCACACTCACCCGTGGCAGTTCTGCACCCAGCGTGTCAGGTCTACCTGCTAGCCCCAGGATGAGAGGTCCTCCTCATCCGTGTGCCTTTCTCTTGCTGTGCAAGGAAGATGGCCCAAGTGATTGGCTCCTGATCATCTGTCAGGTGGAGGGTGGAATGGAACCTGAGAGCTGAGGATTCAGGTGGTGGGGCTGAATAAAGCAGGGACCTGGTGACCCTTCCAGTTTAGcaagcttcctctccctcccctgcccccagcaatGTGGAGGCAGATTGGGCCAGCTACTGTAGGTGGCAGAGACCTGCTGGAGCTGTGAAGACCTACTAAATGTTAGCACCCTCCCATTGTCTTAGCCAaatttacttaatcctcacaagcCACCAAGAAGCAGGAACAGCTAtgctcattttagagatgaggcagATGAGCTTTGAAGGTTCTAAATGGCCCAAGGTTGCACAGATGGGTGCCATAGGCCCCCCAAAGCTACTCCCTGTCTCACAAAGCTGTAAGGTAGAAGTTCTCAGTACAGACCAGTCAGGATCAGTCAAGAGGAGGGATCTCCAGGTGCTGCCAGTCATAAGAAGGCTCAGCACAGCCCTTCCCCTCAGCCCATCAGAGCCTGCATCCCCACACCTTCCCTCAGTAGAGTAGTCATGCTCTACAGAGAATGTCCAGAAGTCCAAGGTCAGCAGGGCCAAGCTCCCCTGCCCCATCACCAGGGGAGACCTGGAGAGCCTGGCTGGTAGGGCTCCTGAAAGGCAACTGGGGAAAAATGATATACTGGTTTCTAGGTGTCATCCCACTTAGAAGGCCAGGAGTAGACCTACATGCCTGGCTTCTTTCCACCCAAGCATCAGGGTTCTATGGGGACCAGCAGACCAAGAGTCAGGATGAGCAAATGCAGAAATGCAGGATCCCCACTGAGCCCCCAAGGGCACAAGTCCATTGGGTTATGAAGAGCCTGACCCAGGGTCCTAGTGCACAGGTGTATCTGGGTCAGAGTACATACTGTGCAGAGAATCCATCCAGCTCTGCTGCTGTTTGGACCATCTGGGAGATGAGCCAAGATCACACAAGGGCAGGAGGACCCAGGCTCAGAGCTCAAGGCTCAGCAGGGAAACGATCCAGGAAAGATTGGGACCTGAGTATACCCATCCCCCAGGCAGCCAGGGAGCCCTCCACCCTACTGTAGCCTGCACCCGGTAGTTCTCACGGACTGTACTCATTAGCCAGGCTCATTGGCTGTTGACTACTCCTTAACTAGAGAGCTGGGGGCGTGGGGGGCAAGGGGGGCGAGGACAGCAGCAGAGAGCCGGTGGgacactgtccctttaagaggaTCCAGCCAGTTCCCCATTGTCTGGGAGcctgaggggaggggcaggggaccacagccaggggctgggggtggaaggCACAAAATGCTTGGGTTCAGAAGCACTTGGGTGGGGGTGCGTCCAGGAAAAGGGTGTCTGATGAGCTCCCACTATGAGAGGGGGAGCGGAGGGGGAGGCCTCAGAGAGAGGGCCCTGGGATGTGAGA
Coding sequences within it:
- the LIMK1 gene encoding LIM domain kinase 1 isoform X4; translation: MRLTLLCCTWREERMGEEGSELPVCASCSQRIYDGQYLQALNADWHTDCFRCCECSASLSHQYYEKDGQLFCKKDYWARYGESCHGCSEHITKGLVMVAGELKYHPECFICLTCGTFIGDGDTYTLVEHSKLYCGHCYYQTVVTPVIEQILPDSPSSHLPHTVTLVSIPASAHGKRGLSVSIDPPHGPPGCGTEHSHTVRVQGVDPGCMSPDVKNSIHVGDRILEINGTPIRNVPLDEIDLLIQETSRLLQLTLEHDPHDTLGHGLGPEPSPLGSPAHSPSEAGSSARQKAVLRSYSIDRSPGAASPGSPASQHKDLSRSESLRVVCRPHRIFRPSDLIHGEVLGKGCFGQAIKVTHRETGEVMVMKELIRFDEETQRTFLKEVKVMRCLEHPNVLKFIGVLYKDKRLNFITEYIKGGTLRGIIKNMDSQYPWNQRVSFAKDIASGMAYLHSMNIIHRDLNSHNCLVRENKNVVVADFGLARLMVDEKTQSEDLQSLKKPDRKKRYTVVGNPYWMAPEMINASGGCLHPWLEAPSSPEAGSMASSLTSVSIVTPSLTYPLLPLS
- the LIMK1 gene encoding LIM domain kinase 1 isoform X8, which produces MVAGELKYHPECFICLTCGTFIGDGDTYTLVEHSKLYCGHCYYQTVVTPVIEQILPDSPSSHLPHTVTLVSIPASAHGKRGLSVSIDPPHGPPGCGTEHSHTVRVQGVDPGCMSPDVKNSIHVGDRILEINGTPIRNVPLDEIDLLIQETSRLLQLTLEHDPHDTLGHGLGPEPSPLGSPAHSPSEAGSSARQKAVLRSYSIDRSPGAASPGSPASQHKDLSRSESLRVVCRPHRIFRPSDLIHGEVLGKGCFGQAIKVTHRETGEVMVMKELIRFDEETQRTFLKEVKVMRCLEHPNVLKFIGVLYKDKRLNFITEYIKGGTLRGIIKNMDSQYPWNQRVSFAKDIASGMAYLHSMNIIHRDLNSHNCLVRENKNVVVADFGLARLMVDEKTQSEDLQSLKKPDRKKRYTVVGNPYWMAPEMINGRSYDEKVDVFSFGIVLCEIIGRVNADPDYLPRTMDFGLNVRGFLDRYCPPNCPPSFFPITVRCCDLDPEKRPSFVKLEHWLETLRMHLAGHLPLGPQLEQLDRGFWETYRCGESGLPAHPEVPD
- the LIMK1 gene encoding LIM domain kinase 1 isoform X7 — encoded protein: MMTSALRRRRVIRGAKCCECSASLSHQYYEKDGQLFCKKDYWARYGESCHGCSEHITKGLVMVAGELKYHPECFICLTCGTFIGDGDTYTLVEHSKLYCGHCYYQTVVTPVIEQILPDSPSSHLPHTVTLVSIPASAHGKRGLSVSIDPPHGPPGCGTEHSHTVRVQGVDPGCMSPDVKNSIHVGDRILEINGTPIRNVPLDEIDLLIQETSRLLQLTLEHDPHDTLGHGLGPEPSPLGSPAHSPSEAGSSARQKAVLRSYSIDRSPGAASPGSPASQHKDLSRSESLRVVCRPHRIFRPSDLIHGEVLGKGCFGQAIKVTHRETGEVMVMKELIRFDEETQRTFLKEVKVMRCLEHPNVLKFIGVLYKDKRLNFITEYIKGGTLRGIIKNMDSQYPWNQRVSFAKDIASGMAYLHSMNIIHRDLNSHNCLVRENKNVVVADFGLARLMVDEKTQSEDLQSLKKPDRKKRYTVVGNPYWMAPEMINGRSYDEKVDVFSFGIVLCEIIGRVNADPDYLPRTMDFGLNVRGFLDRYCPPNCPPSFFPITVRCCDLDPEKRPSFVKLEHWLETLRMHLAGHLPLGPQLEQLDRGFWETYRCGESGLPAHPEVPD